In a single window of the Corvus cornix cornix isolate S_Up_H32 chromosome 22, ASM73873v5, whole genome shotgun sequence genome:
- the SLC25A37 gene encoding mitoferrin-1: MELSCPMGGSAAAPPGPGPPAASGAGLMDGEDYESLPSGAALGTHMVAGAVAGIMEHTVMYPVDSVKTRMQSLQPDPKAQYRSVYEALKKMVLTEGLWRPLRGINVTVLGAGPAHAMYFACYEKMKKSLSDIFQQGGNSHLANGIAGSVATLLHDAVMNPAEVVKQRLQMFNSPYTSVLGCVRAVQRTEGFGAFYRSYTTQLTMNVPFQAIHFITYELLQEHLNPHREYNPRSHIVAGAVAGAVAAAATTPLDVCKTLLNTQENTALSSLNIRGHLSGMANAFSTVYQLGGLPGFFKGVQARVIYQMPSTAIAWSVYEFFKYFLTKHTLEKRTSL, from the exons ATGGAGCTGAGCTGTCCCATGgggggcagcgccgccgccccgccgggccccgggCCCCCCGCCGCCTCCGGGGCCGGGCTGATGGACGGCGAGGACTACGAGAGCCTGCCCAGCGGCGCCGCGCTCGGCACGCACATGGTGGCCGGGGCCGTGGCGGGGATCATGGAGCACACGGTCATGTACCCCGTGGACTCGGTCAAG ACGCGGATGCAGAGCCTGCAGCCGGACCCCAAAGCCCAGTACAGGAGCGTGTACGAAGCCCTCAAGAAGATGGTCCTGACCGAGGGGCTCTGGCGGCCCTTACGGGGCATTAATGTCACCGTGCTGGGGGCCGGCCCTGCCCACGCCATGTACTTCGCCTGctatgagaaaatgaaaaagtctCTCAGTGATATTTTCCAGCAGGGAGGAAACAGCCACTTGGCCAATG GCATCGCTGGGAGCGTGGCCACGCTGCTCCACGACGCCGTCATGAACCCTGCTGAAG TGGTGAAGCAGCGCCTGCAGATGTTCAACTCGCCCTACACGTCGGTGCTGGGCTGCGTGCGGGCCGTGCAGAGGACCGAGGGCTTCGGCGCCTTCTACCGCAGCTACACCACGCAGCTGACCATGAACGTGCCCTTCCAGGCCATCCACTTCATCACCTACgagctcctgcaggagcaccTCAACCCCCACCGCGAGTACAACCCCCGCTCCCACATCGTGGCCGGCGCCGTGGCCGGAGCCgtggccgccgccgccaccaCGCCCCTGGACGTGTGCAAGACGCTGCTCAACACCCAGGAGAACACGGCCCTGAGCTCCCTCAACATCAGGGGGCACCTGTCGGGCATGGCCAACGCCTTCAGCACCGTGTACCAGCTGGGAGGGCTCCCCGGCTTCTTCAAGGGGGTCCAAGCTCGGGTCATTTACCAGATGCCCTCCACGGCCATCGCCTGGTCCGTGTATGAGTTCTTCAAGTACTTCCTCACCAAGCACACGCTGGAGAAGAGAACATCCTTGTGA